GTCCTGGACCTAGACACAGCTGATGGCTGCACACCGCTGGGAACTTGCTAAACGCCCCCAACTGTGACTTTAATGGGTGGATTCTACGACATGTGAGTGAAATCTCAAtaatccttttttttgtttttaaataaagaatgaaCACATCATGGGTACAATCATCTCGGAGATGCCTGCAATCCAGGTGGAGGGATGGGTCTTTGCCATCTCCCGGGGAATCACAGAGAGACAGTTCCCGATTTTGAACAGACCCTCCCCTGTCTTGGCGTGACCTCTGGTGGATGCCACAGCCCCACCAAGTTGGTGTGTCTAGACCCCAAGTACGGAGGTGACCAGAGGGATCAGTGGCCTGGGGAGCCAGGTGCGTGGCTGACTGAAAACGTGGGGAGCCCCACTCCCCAGTTTAGGCAGTGGGTGATCCCGGCTGGCGTAAGGCTGAGagtcagggctgggggtgggaagtTCACAACTCCACCCTCCAGGAAATAAGGACCCTTGATGTCAAGCCACTGAGTCTCACATGCAGGACCACACATTTGAAGGACCTGGGATTCACCTGTGCAGGGCAGGacatttcccaggtggtgctagtggtaaagaacccgcctttcaatgccggagacctggactggatccctaggtggggaagaccccctggaggagggcatggtaacccactccagtatccttgcctggagaatcccatggacagaggagcctggccagctgtgtttcacagggtcgcacagagttggacacgactaaagtgacttagtacgTATGCACGCATGTgcagggcagaggggagaggtCAGTGTGGGACCTCTGGAAGGTTCAGATCGTTGACAATCTGTGCAGCGCTAAGCACAGTGAACCACCGTCAGGCACAGATCAAGAAACGCAAAACTGTTTTGGAGTCAACGGGCTCCACCGAACAAACCCAGGGGCACTGGAAGCCGGGGAGGGGGCTTCCTGGGGAAGTGGCTTTCGGCTCAGAACACAGGTCGTGGTTTAGGGGCATCTCTGCTTTCTCACGGGGATAGAGGCACGTGTGGCGGATGGGGAGACGAAGTCAGGGGTGCAGAGCTGTTCCCGGGAGGGTTCCTGCCTCCAGCCACCACGGGGTCGGGGATGGGCAGCAGCTTGTGGGTCACACGGGCGCCCTCCTGCCAAAATTCAGCATCCACCCAGGAGGGCACACGGGTGCTTGGATCGGAAATGCGGTCTTTGCAGATGCCACTCCTGGAAGATCCCAAGGTGAGCGCACCGCGGTTTCCATGGCGACCCCAGAAAGGGACAAAACCCAAGATCCGCAGTTTCCCACGTGGAGATAAGTCGCCTTGTGTCGCTTTCTCTACTTCGCTGCAGAAGCAGCTGTGGGTGCGGGCAGCTGGACACCCGTGTCCCCTCCTCCGCATGAgccctcagccctgccctgcaCCCCCCTCCCGTCCTGTCCCAACCCTCCCCTTCACGCCCCTCCCCTTCACGCCCCTCCCCTCCACGCCCTCCCTGCCTtaggcccctcccctccccactgccctccaCGCCCCTCCCCCCTAGCCCCGCCCCTGCGTTAGGCCCGTCCTCCCCTAGGCCCCTCCTCCCCTAGGCCcgtcccctccccactgccctccaCGCCCCTCCCCGCCCTAGGCCCCGCCCCTGCGCTagacccctcctcccccagggccctccacggccctcccctcccctgccctgcccactgACTGCCCCAAGCCGGCCTTCAACACCGGGCACACTCGCGCCCCCCGCGTCTCCGAGCGCCAGTCTCCCCGCCCAGGCGGCGCCCGGGAGGCGGCCTCGCTCACCTCCAGGCTGGCCAGGAATGAGCCGGCGAGTTCCTGCTTCACCCGCGGGATGGGTGGAAAGAGCTTCTTCCTCAGCGAGAGCCTGGCGGGAAGAGACGAGAGACGCTCGCGGCCCAGCCTCAGAGCTGCGAGGGGCGCTGTCCTGTCCGAGTGCGCCCGGCCCCGTGGCGAGGCCGGCTCTGCGTGTGGCGCGGCCGGCCTCAGGGGCGAACGCGGGCCGGGGCGGACAGCGCTGCCCGAGGAGCTCTGCCTCCTCGCCCGGGGCGCGGTGAGCACCAGGAGCCCACGTGGCTGGCCCTGGCCACCGTCCCGAGCTGGCGGGTCGGTGCTAGGGGCGCCCCGTGGGTCTgggcagggaggccgggcgtCCCGGGGACCGCTCACCGCCTGACGGAGCTGCCCGCCTCAGCCCCGACTGCGGGGCGGGCCGCGAGGACAGACAGCTGAGACAGGAGACCCTGCCCCCGCGAGCGAGGAGCCCTGACCCCAGGCCCCACGCCGCAGCCCGAGCGGAAACCCGGAGGCAGGCGGCCTCGGGACCGGCGCCAGCCACTCCTGCAGCCTGTCTGCGGAAAGCCGGCGAGCATGTGACCTCAAGACCCTCCAGGGACCCGAGCCCCTCTGAGCACCCTGAAGCGTCCCCCCTCCAGGCCCCAAAGCCTCCTGGATGCCATACAAACACTGCCAGGACGCCCCCTGTCCTCGTGCgcgtgcgcgtgcgtgtgtgcgcgcgtgcgtgcgtgcgtatgtgtgtgtgtgcacgccctaagtcgctcagtcatatccgactctttgcaaccccgtggactgtagcgcgccaggctGTAGACAGGGAccctacaggcaagaatactggagtgggttgccacgctcttctccaggggatcttccccgcccagggatcgaccctgcatCTCTTACcgtggcgggtgggttctttacactagggcctcctgggaagcccccgtgTGCCCTCACAGAATGCCTTCTATATGAGAGCCCCTAGACACCCCATCACTGATTCTGGTCCTTGTGAATGAAACGTTCCAGACACACCCAGCGTGGATACGAAAACGCCCTCAACTGCCCTCCGCGCGCCCGCAGCAGCCCCCGGCCTGGGGTCTCCTACGGGCAGCCTTTCTCCGGACACTGCAGGGGCGAATCCCCCGGCTGTCAATACGCCTGCGCAGGTGCGAGGGGGCAGCCAGGAAAGCGGGCAGGGCCTGCGCCCGCAGCTGCAGCTGATGGCGCACAGCCCGGGCCTCCCCGCGACCAGAGTCCAGCCCTGCGTTCCTCgcttcagtccagtcgctcagtcgtctccgactctttgcgaccccatggactgcagcgcgccaggcctccctgtccgtcaccatctcccggagtttgctcagactcgtgtgcatggagtcggtgatgccatccaaccctctcatcctctgtcgcccccttctcccgcTTTTGAGAAACTGGGGCTTGGAAATGGGCGAGCAGCTCGCTGCCGCCCCCGTGTGGCGGCTGCGGTCGTAGCCGGCCTCCACCACCTTCCCGGTTGAGCCTGCAGGGTCCCCTGGGAGGCATTTTTGGATTGTGACGCCAGGGACTGCCCCCTAACTGGGCCCCTCGCTTTGCCCAGCCATGTGCTCGGGACCCATCTTCCGCACAGGTTTGTGTTATCTGCAGAGACCCCTGGCCTCACCTCTCTCTTGGAAGCCTCTTTTCAAAGAGGCTTTTGTGCCTTCAGGCACAAAATGAAGAGTGCATTTGGCACTAACCACTCAACGCCTGGGAACACAGGAAATTAAATGGTGCCGTGACTCGGCCCCACGACAGACCAACGTGGAAACACGGGCCCCTTAATAACAGCCACCCCGTGTTCCCAACGCCTCCACCCAGAGCAATCTCCACGCTACATTCCGAGTCTGGGATTCTGGCCACTCCGTGGGTCTGCAGTGACAGGTGTGGGCCCTTCTGTGCGTGGATTCTGACCTGCCGCTTTGAGTTTATATGGGGGTTTGTGTCTGTCTTACCTTTTACAGAGGAACATCAGGGCCATGCCAAACAAAACCGCGGCCCCCACCGCCAGCCCGATCGAGGCCACCAAGAAATTCTCCTCTGGGACACCTGGTCGGCAGACAAGCAGAGGGTCAGGAGTGACTGCGCGCTCCGGTTGGCACACGCGGGCCCTGGCCGCCCACCCCTGGTATCGGACGACAGGGCGGGAGATGTGGGGGCAGAAGCAGggctggagaggaggagggggaactTCCAGACAGAGGGACCCCAGGGATTTGAGAAGGATGGCTCCAAAGAATCCGTTCTTCTGGGATCCCGCGCCCACCACACCCCACCGTAGGTCACTGTCCCCAAgtagtccatcctagaggaaatcaactctgaatgttcactggaaggacggatgctgaagctgaagctccacccctttggccacctcatgcgaagaactgactcactggaaaagaccctgatgctgggaaagattgaaggtgggaggagaaggaggcagcagaggatgaaatggttggatggcatcaccgactcaatggacatgagtttgagcaagctctcagagatggtgaaggacagggaagcctggtgtgccgcagtgcatggggtcgcaaagagtcaggcacaactgaggaGCTAAACAACaaatctccccacctccccccttGCCACTCTGAAAAGATGATCCACCAATTACTTTTCCATGAAGGCACAATGAAGACTGCACAATGCCTTCCTCGTCAGCGGATATTAACTTTCAGTTCTGCACTGCATAGCCAAAGGAATGAATGCGTAATTGTGAAATCTCAAGGGTGAGAGAAAGAAGTGTctatgagcaactgaacaacaaaaatgaaggTGAACTGGcttgaaataaaagagaaactgttaaaaaaaaaaaaaggaggattgGACTGCAAGATTCAAAGGAAAGGTCATTCCTGTCCCCAGCAGGCACATGTCAGCATCTCCGGGTGCTTCCGGGAGACTCACCGAAACGGCGCGTGGAGCTCCACTCACTCCAGATTTGAAACCGCACGTGCCGCACCCTCATGCGGGCGGTGTGCTCTCCCCTCACGTCAGAGCTGGGCAGCCTGTACTCATTTTTATATTGTCTGCTTAGGAAAACCTTTGAAAGACAACAGGATGCTGTGACGGCCACAGATACCAGACTGGAAACATGGAGAAGGCGGAGGGGGTGCCCCCCGACAGCTGGGGGCACAGTGCACCCGCCGCCTCTggtccctccctcccagcccactGTGGGGGCCCGAAGGGGCTTTGCCGTCTCGCATCCCGGGgctcccatcactttatggcaaacggGTGCATAGAaaatggaaagtgtcagactttactttcttgggctccaaagtcactgcagacggtgactgcagccatgaaattaaaagacgcttgctccttgggagaaaagctctgacagacctagacagcgaattaaaaagcggagacatcacgTTGCCAAcaaaaggcccgtctagtcaaggctatggttttcccagtgctcatgtatggatgtgagagttggactgtgaagaaagctgagcgcccaagaacttttgaactgtggtgttgcagaagactcttgagagtcccttggactgcaaggagatccaaccagtccattctgaaggggatcagccctgggtgttctttggaaggaatgatcctaaagctgaagctccagtcctttggccacctgatgggaagagctgactcatcggaaaagaccctgatgctgggaaagattaaaggtgggaggagaaggggacgacagaggatgagatggttggagggcatcactgactcgatgggcatgaacctgagccaactctgggaggtaacagaggacagaggtgcctggtgggctgcagtccgtggggtctgaaagagttggacacgactgagcaagtacaGCTGTCCGTCTGTGTTCGGGCCTCCTGCAGAGTCCCCGTGCCCTTGGGCCGTGGGCTTGCGGATATTCTGAGTCTACACAGAGGGGGGACTTCCCGGGGAGGTCCAGTCATTACGACTGCACGTCCACTtctgggggtgcaggttcgatccctggcctgggaactaagatcccacgtgcctcgtgGTACGgccaagataaataaaataaaaatgcttcaaaaaaattgttgaaagaaaaaaaagcgaAAGGATTCTACACACACGACTCAGGGCAGGGCAGGAACGTGTAGGGCGCAGCCCGGCTCTGAGCCCATGGACGCCTCTCCCACACGCAGACAGACACTGGGCTGTCCTTTCCCTCCCGCTGGGGGTCAGAGCATGCAGTCCCTGGACACTCCCTGGGGCTCTCTTGGAACCTGCAAGTCTGGAGAGGCTGGGTGGTCAGGGAGGAAAgcggggtggggcctgggggtgcCCGGTGGCCCCAAAGATCTGGGGCTGGGCTCTgtccagaggctccaggggagggtcctCCCCGCTTCTTCCAGCTTCCAGGGGCTCCAGGCATCCGTCCCTGGGCTGGTGGCCGCCTCCCTCCGGTCTCCGCCTCCGTCTCCACGTGGCTTCTCCTCTGCATCCGTGTCTCTCCTCTTCTGTGTCTTAAAAGGACCCTGTCCTTGGGTTTAGGGCCACCCCCATCCAGGAGGACCTCATCTCAGACCCTCACTCCATCACCTCTGCAGAGACCCTGTTTCTGAATAAAGTCCTGCTGTGTGGTTGTCGGTGGACCTGACTTCTCCAGGGACCCTTTCACTACAGTGTGTGGCTCAGAAGGTGCAAGGAGGCCCATTCGGCACCGTGATGTTATTCCGTCCAGGAGGAGGGTGACACCAGGCTGCCTGAGCTGAGTCAGAGGCGTCTGGGAGACCGCAAATTCTCCATCGGTCACCAGAGCCTGGTGACCCCTAAATGGGGGCATACAGGGATCCGAGGCTGAGCTGAGCGCCCTGCCCGCCAAGGGAGGGAGTCTGAGCATCTATGACCCAACCACGGCTGCAGCAGAGAAAGGAAGGCATACTTACGGGTTCTCTCTTGGAAAAGCTGCCCTGTAAAGAGAGAGCAAAGGAGAGATGCTAAGCGCCTGGCCTTTCGGCTTTGTCTGCAAACGCGAGAACCCCCTGGGAATCCCAGGAGCGCTGCGAGGATTAGTTTAAGCTGGAGATAATCGCGTTTCCACAGATGCAGGGATTTAAAAGAGGCTTCTCGGAGTTTCTCTTATCAAGCTGAAAGCAAAAGGCTTCTGGGAGTGAGTGGTCAGTTGCTCATATGTCTGACCctgtgggaccctgtggactgcagccccaccaggctcctctgtccatgggattctccaggcaagaatactggagtgggttgccgtttccttctccaggggatcttcccccccagggattaaacacacgtctcctgtattctggcaggtggattctttaccacagttcCTGTTCTGTTCATCCCTccgtcgtgcctgactctttgtgaccccctggactgcagcccaccaggctcctctgtgccatgcagttctccagggggtcttcctgaccctacGAtcggctgaacaacagcaaccctggcgatctggtggttaggactctatgtgTTTTCACCGCTGAGGgcaggggttctatccctggtcgggaacAAAGACCACAAAAGATgtgtagccaaaaagaaaaagaaggaacacatttttttcccccccagagAAGGTTTTCTCTCCTGTTCTTGCCTTTCGTCTCCACttgggaaggaaggatgctacCTTTCAGTATGTGAGCTCTGTAcgggaatgaatgaatgttgatttattttctttttatcggGGACCCTGCTCTGAGGGAACTTGCTTTCCTTGGGGTGGAGAGAGGCAGACAGCAGAGGCAGATGAAAGCCCTAAACGGAACCGCTAGAACCACGAAACCCTGAGACTCAAACACAAGCACCATCTGTATGACCTCGGGCGATGCAAACGGGTTTCCTAGGTACGACCACCAAGAACATTGacgacagaaaagaaaaaaaaaaaaaaaacagttcataAGTGAACGTCAGCAAAAATGAATGCGCACGGACTTCcctgcggtgggggtgggggtctgtgGTTAACGCTcggcctgccgatgcaggaggcatgggttcgatccctggtccaggaagatcccgcatgtcGTGCAGCAAGTAAGCCCGGGCTTTGAAACTGCTGACCCTAGCGAGCAGCCTCCGctgtctgcaactagagaaaaaggccCACGTGCAGCGACAAAGgctcagcgcagccaaaaatgaaagaaatttaaaaattttaagaggaaTGAGCGGCACTTTTAGGACAAAGAGACAGTAAGCAGAGAAGAGACTCGTGAGGCAAAGAGGGGCacccgagtgtgtgtgtgtggcggggggggggACCCCAAAGCGAGAGGAATGGAGGAGACGCAGTCCGAGTTTCTCCACGGAGGGTCAGGGCCTCACCGTCTTCTGGATGTCCAGCGCGTAACACAAGACGCTGTTGGACAGGCTGTATCTCATGGCGGGGGCATCCCAGCGAATCACGTAATGCGATACGTTGTCCTTGACGGTGAGGTTCGCCGGCGGGTTATACTTTTCTGAGAAGAGACCCAAACACGAAACAGGGTTACAAGCCCGCAACCCGCAGGAGTCGAGTGGGTGCCAGGCAGCGGAAGGACATCCCCCGCTTAACCTGGTCCCATTCCCGTGTTGTTGCATAGAACCCGGACAAACCCTGAGTCTTGAGGAAGCAAAACCTCAGGTGGGCTAAGCGCGCATCCTGGGCTTGTCCGCTCCTGGCCGGGCCCCCCCCCGTCCTCTGCCTCTGCCTTGCAGACTCGCTGGAGCCCCAGGCAGAGATGCTGCCAAgcgagctaagtcgcttcagtagggtccgaccctttgtgaccccatggactacagccccaccaggctcctttgtccgtggagattctccaggcaagaacagcagagtgggctgccattaggAGAATGTTCTCCGGGCACATCCCTCGCCTTTTTTCCGGGACACCCTCCAAGCGGGAAGCAGACTCAGCCAGCATCTACGTGGACCACCCAAGTGGCCAGGCTTGGTGTCAAGTCTTGGagtcacttgggcttcccaggggggctcagtggtaaaaaatccacctgccaatccaggagacttgggttccatccctgggtcgggaagatcccctggaggagggcatggcaacccacccccgtgttcttgtctggagaatcccatggacataggagcctggtgggctacagtccatgaggtctcagcgACTGAGGCAAGTTAGCACagtatttcactgtgtatatgtCCTGtgtcttctttagccattcaccAGGTAATGAGCATTTTAGATGGCTTCCTTATCTTGGCAATCATCAACcacgctgctatgaacatttggggTGCGTGTTATCTTTCTGAACTCgtattttcagttttgtgtttttggtgttttattgttttaagatATGTagccaggagtggaactgctgggtcacacGTTAGTTcggtttttagtttttttgagacaCTTCCACACCTCCACGCAGTTTGCACACCGCAAagcgctggacacgactgagcgacgaaaCACACACTCGCCTGAAGTCACCCACGGGCCCAACTGAAGGAAAACACCGGCCAACCCAGCGGAGGGTCTGTCTGGAACCAGACTGTGTGACGTTGGAGAGTTCTCCAGAAGGACAGTAGGTCCCCTAACCGGAGAGGAATTCCTTTCCAAGGCTGCGTCCGTCAGTCCAACTTGTTCACGTGCGACGCAAGCATGCACATCCCACCCCAAGGGAGAGTTACGCCCCCTGTCTCCCTCTCCGCGTCtctgcttgttgttcagtcgctcactcctgtccgactcttagcgaccccgtggactgcagcacgccaggcctccctgtccatcaccgtctcccacagtttcctcaaactcatgtccgtcgagtcggtgatgccgtccaagcatctcctcctctgtcgtccccttctcctcccgccctcaatctttcccagcatcagggtctttcaccCCTAATCTAGATCCTGCTGAGGCCAGTCTGGGACGCAACGCACAGCCTCCAGAGCCCGGGGACAAATGCAAACTCCATGAAGCGGACGGCTGGCAGAGGGGCAGAGGAATACAAGGAGAGTGATTCGCCCTTACCCAGCCTGGGGCCGTTCACGCTAGGAAAGTCCAAAAACGGGATGTCCGCGTCGCTGCTGGTCCCGTTCACCAGGAAGAAGTAATCGTCCGTGGTGTGGCCTTCGCCGAGCTCGTCGAAATGGCAGCCCACGCGCGTCCCGGCCGAGTCGAGGGTGTAGCGGCTGCACTCGGACACGTTTCCATGCCTGTGGCGTCCAAGGAAGACGTCAAGGAGCAGCTAAGCAGTGTGCGTCCCCCTGGGGTTGCTCTCGTGCAGTGGCTcggcgtgtccgactctctcagcccccatggactgcagcccgccaggcgcctctgtccatgggattctccgggcaggaacactggagtgcgttgccatgccttcctccaggggatcttcccaacccagggatcaaacctgcgtctcttgcgttccctgcattggctggagggttctttaccacgggcgccacctgggaagctcacacacatatatacatgctgtgtctgtgtgtgtgggcacGCTGTCTACTTGAAACTATTGTGCTTCAGtttcaactgtacttcagttgttaaaaaatgatacaaaattgcTAATTTCCTGACACTCTCGGACCACAGGGGGCTTCACAACTTGGAGCAATGAGCAGCATGGAGaaaaagggaggtgggaggtttTCTCTCTGGATGTTTGGACCTTGTAGATCGACGTCCTCCAGTCTCAGAAGAAACACCTCTGGACTATGGGACGGGCTCAGCGTTTAGCATccgatccccaggaggagggcatggcgacccccTCCAGG
The nucleotide sequence above comes from Capricornis sumatraensis isolate serow.1 chromosome X, serow.2, whole genome shotgun sequence. Encoded proteins:
- the LOC138070935 gene encoding granulocyte-macrophage colony-stimulating factor receptor subunit alpha-like isoform X2 — protein: MVVLLDFVSLLVLLNSARSTVLGEKESPIINLHLDPRKRILSWNSRRTVTQQTCTIATPLDPDTSQEPQVRNNDTYFCSFPNAVLHRGATLTVNATSEGQEFSEELAFNNSGKEGSGAQNLSCIIYNIRLMNCSWTRGPAAPADVRYQLYMWTSLHGNVSECSRYTLDSAGTRVGCHFDELGEGHTTDDYFFLVNGTSSDADIPFLDFPSVNGPRLEKYNPPANLTVKDNVSHYVIRWDAPAMRYSLSNSVLCYALDIQKTGSFSKREPVFLSRQYKNEYRLPSSDVRGEHTARMRVRHVRFQIWSEWSSTRRFGVPEENFLVASIGLAVGAAVLFGMALMFLCKRLSLRKKLFPPIPRVKQELAGSFLASLEEWHLQRPHFRSKHPCALLGGC
- the LOC138070935 gene encoding granulocyte-macrophage colony-stimulating factor receptor subunit alpha-like isoform X1, producing the protein MVVLLDFVSLLVLLNSARSTVLGEKESPIINLHLDPRKRILSWNSRRTVTQQTCTIATPLDPDTSQEPQVRNNDTYFCSFPNAVLHRGATLTVNATSEGQEFSEELAFNNSGKEGSGAQNLSCIIYNIRLMNCSWTRGPAAPADVRYQLYMWTSLHGNVSECSRYTLDSAGTRVGCHFDELGEGHTTDDYFFLVNGTSSDADIPFLDFPSVNGPRLEKYNPPANLTVKDNVSHYVIRWDAPAMRYSLSNSVLCYALDIQKTGSFSKREPVFLSRQYKNEYRLPSSDVRGEHTARMRVRHVRFQIWSEWSSTRRFGVPEENFLVASIGLAVGAAVLFGMALMFLCKRLSLRKKLFPPIPRVKQELAGSFLASLEETASCGGPTPSASQDPEDIFIVEETLLLASEPAKTGGPAPAPNPYVNIPSGGPLLNH